A DNA window from Sulfitobacter sp. BSw21498 contains the following coding sequences:
- a CDS encoding amino acid ABC transporter permease, producing MSDTHAASVPYVRDTMLPQNAPPSTAQGPVKWVRESLFSSIPYTILTLAALYVIYLILSGFLPWLLGGVWTTSNIRECREVLDGAQAGCFSVLTERWNQLLFGIAYPQDGYWRPTAAFVLLFVAVAPVLFGNLPRGLILFTVLYPFIAFWLIWGGSLFVPLSALLAVLIGYVIYSRIVKKSFAGAFFAGLLAGGVAWVVFSFITPQLSGVLALEPVASRNMGGFMLNMILGVICVSLSLPLGILLALGRQSSLPIIKLICVVFIEFIRGVPLITLLFVANVVLAYFLPPGTNFDLILRVIIMITMFASAYIAEVIRGGLAALPRGQYEAADSLGLDYAQAMRLIILPQALKISIPGIVNVAVGLFKDTTLVSIISMFDLVGMIRGPILASTDWNGVYWELWGFAALLFFVVCYGISQYSQWLERQLQTDHH from the coding sequence ATGTCAGATACACACGCCGCCTCTGTCCCTTATGTGCGGGACACTATGTTGCCACAGAACGCGCCCCCTTCGACCGCACAGGGGCCTGTCAAATGGGTTCGAGAAAGTCTGTTTTCTTCGATTCCTTATACAATCCTGACGCTCGCAGCGCTTTATGTCATCTATCTGATCCTTTCCGGCTTCCTGCCCTGGTTGCTGGGGGGCGTTTGGACGACCTCCAATATCCGGGAATGTCGCGAAGTGTTGGATGGGGCGCAGGCAGGGTGCTTCTCCGTCCTGACTGAGCGCTGGAACCAACTGCTTTTCGGGATTGCCTATCCCCAAGACGGGTACTGGCGCCCGACGGCGGCCTTTGTGCTGTTGTTTGTCGCCGTGGCACCGGTGCTGTTTGGCAATTTGCCGCGCGGGCTTATCCTCTTTACCGTTCTATATCCTTTCATCGCATTCTGGCTGATATGGGGCGGATCCCTTTTCGTGCCGCTGTCAGCGCTGTTGGCGGTTCTTATCGGGTATGTGATCTACAGCAGAATCGTTAAGAAAAGCTTTGCTGGCGCATTTTTTGCCGGTCTTCTTGCGGGCGGCGTGGCGTGGGTGGTCTTCAGCTTCATCACGCCACAACTCTCGGGGGTGCTGGCACTCGAACCGGTCGCCTCGCGGAACATGGGGGGCTTTATGCTCAACATGATACTGGGCGTGATTTGTGTATCCCTTTCATTGCCTTTGGGAATCCTGCTGGCGCTTGGACGTCAATCGAGCCTTCCTATTATCAAGCTGATCTGCGTTGTTTTCATCGAGTTTATCCGTGGCGTGCCACTGATCACGCTCCTCTTTGTTGCTAACGTGGTCTTGGCCTACTTCCTGCCACCGGGCACAAACTTTGACTTGATCCTTCGTGTTATCATCATGATCACGATGTTCGCGTCGGCCTATATTGCCGAGGTGATCCGGGGCGGGTTGGCAGCGTTGCCACGGGGACAATACGAAGCCGCGGATAGCCTGGGGCTCGACTATGCTCAGGCGATGCGCCTGATCATCTTGCCGCAAGCACTGAAAATCTCGATCCCGGGTATCGTGAACGTGGCCGTCGGACTGTTCAAGGATACCACGCTGGTCTCGATCATTTCGATGTTCGATCTCGTGGGGATGATCCGCGGTCCTATCCTAGCCTCTACGGATTGGAACGGCGTTTATTGGGAACTTTGGGGATTTGCTGCCCTTCTGTTCTTCGTCGTTTGCTACGGCATCTCGCAATATTCACAATGGCTGGAACGTCAACTCCAGACCGACCACCATTAA
- the argB gene encoding acetylglutamate kinase: MRKREMNRDWIATARTLSQALPYLQRYADATVVIKLGGHAMGSDDAMEEFARDVALMRQVGVNPVIIHGGGPMINDMLGRLNITSEFINGKRVTDAATMEVVEMVLSGLVNARIVQAITAQGGRCVGVSGKDSGLIICDQEDPELGLVGAPTEVNPRLLRDLADKGIIPVIAPLGMGRNGETFNINGDTAAGAIAAALKADRLLLLTDVAGVKNADGDVLTELTATQIRQMVSDGTIAGGMIPKTQTALDAIDGGVRAAVILDGRAPNACLLELFTEHGAGSIIRGQ, translated from the coding sequence ATGAGAAAACGAGAAATGAACCGCGATTGGATCGCCACCGCGCGCACCCTGAGCCAAGCGCTCCCTTATTTGCAACGTTACGCTGACGCCACTGTTGTCATCAAGCTTGGCGGCCACGCCATGGGCAGCGATGACGCCATGGAAGAGTTCGCGCGTGATGTCGCCCTTATGCGCCAGGTCGGCGTGAACCCTGTTATCATTCATGGTGGTGGGCCCATGATCAATGATATGCTGGGTCGGCTGAATATCACATCCGAGTTTATCAACGGTAAACGCGTCACCGACGCAGCGACGATGGAAGTCGTCGAAATGGTTTTGTCGGGATTGGTCAACGCCCGTATCGTTCAGGCAATTACAGCGCAAGGCGGGCGCTGTGTGGGTGTATCGGGTAAGGATAGCGGGCTTATCATTTGTGACCAAGAAGACCCCGAGCTTGGTTTGGTCGGAGCACCGACTGAAGTGAACCCACGCTTGCTGCGCGATCTGGCGGATAAAGGTATTATTCCAGTGATTGCCCCCCTTGGTATGGGCCGGAATGGCGAAACGTTTAACATTAACGGCGATACCGCTGCTGGCGCTATCGCCGCTGCGCTAAAAGCAGATCGGTTGCTTCTTCTCACAGACGTTGCAGGCGTGAAAAATGCCGACGGGGACGTACTGACAGAGCTCACTGCGACGCAAATCCGTCAGATGGTTTCAGACGGCACTATTGCTGGCGGCATGATTCCCAAGACACAAACCGCGCTTGACGCAATCGACGGTGGCGTACGGGCAGCCGTCATTCTGGACGGGCGAGCCCCGAACGCCTGCTTGCTTGAGCTGTTCACCGAACATGGTGCTGGGAGTATTATCCGCGGTCAATAG
- the yihA gene encoding ribosome biogenesis GTP-binding protein YihA/YsxC yields MQVQFSIAEEPDAHALEKGRMLFAGETLFVKGVVAMDGLPPADRMEVCFAGRSNVGKSTLINALTGMKALARASNTPGRTQEINFFTAAEEHYLVDLPGYGYANAPLPIVEKWQRLLKQYLSGRQTLRRAFVLIDARHGVKKVDDEIMSLLDSSAVTFQCVLTKADKVKEVEREKILEQVRGALAKHPAAYPEIVVTSSEKGWGIPTLRAIIATLE; encoded by the coding sequence ATGCAAGTTCAGTTCAGCATCGCCGAAGAGCCTGATGCGCACGCGCTCGAAAAAGGGCGCATGCTGTTCGCAGGCGAAACCTTGTTCGTAAAGGGCGTTGTCGCCATGGACGGTCTACCACCTGCTGACCGAATGGAGGTTTGTTTTGCAGGCCGCTCTAACGTCGGGAAATCTACACTTATAAATGCGTTAACCGGTATGAAAGCTTTGGCACGCGCATCGAATACCCCCGGTCGCACACAAGAAATCAACTTTTTTACAGCTGCCGAGGAGCATTACCTCGTCGACCTACCTGGTTATGGCTATGCAAATGCGCCTCTGCCCATTGTTGAGAAATGGCAGCGATTGCTAAAGCAGTATTTATCCGGTCGCCAGACTTTGCGACGTGCCTTCGTGCTGATTGATGCACGCCACGGCGTTAAAAAGGTTGATGACGAAATCATGTCATTGCTGGATAGCTCGGCCGTAACATTTCAATGCGTGCTGACGAAAGCGGACAAAGTTAAAGAAGTCGAACGAGAAAAAATTCTAGAGCAGGTGCGCGGCGCGCTTGCCAAACATCCAGCGGCTTACCCTGAAATCGTAGTAACCTCGTCTGAAAAGGGCTGGGGCATTCCTACGCTCCGTGCCATTATCGCTACGTTGGAGTAA
- a CDS encoding MOSC domain-containing protein, whose protein sequence is MTAVARLYRYPLKSHGREELGHTTLTAGQSMPWDRTWAVAHDAAHTDGTEWAHCVNFSTGSKAPALMAITAVFDSASELLTLHHPDRPSLTFHPDHETSRFLEWVAPLVPENRAQPSAIFRLDGRGFTDTPYPSVSLCNYASLRAVSDTVGTPVSPHRWRGNVWFDTGTPWEELDWVGKEVAIGSVVLRIRERTERCRATTANPQTGERDIEMLRILKTWGHQDFGVYAEVIETGPVFIGDQVKVL, encoded by the coding sequence ATGACGGCGGTTGCCCGGCTTTATCGCTACCCGCTCAAGAGCCATGGTCGCGAAGAGCTGGGCCACACGACCCTCACCGCGGGGCAGTCTATGCCATGGGACCGGACCTGGGCCGTCGCGCACGACGCCGCACACACCGACGGAACCGAGTGGGCGCATTGCGTCAATTTCAGCACCGGGTCCAAAGCGCCAGCACTGATGGCAATAACAGCGGTCTTTGACAGCGCGAGCGAACTGCTTACGTTGCACCACCCAGACCGCCCCTCACTTACCTTCCATCCCGATCATGAAACCAGCAGATTTCTGGAATGGGTTGCGCCGCTTGTCCCCGAAAACAGAGCACAACCAAGTGCAATTTTCAGGTTGGATGGGCGCGGGTTTACCGACACCCCCTACCCGTCCGTAAGCCTATGTAATTACGCGTCCTTGCGCGCTGTGTCGGATACGGTAGGAACACCGGTTTCGCCCCATCGCTGGCGCGGCAACGTCTGGTTTGACACGGGAACCCCGTGGGAAGAACTAGATTGGGTCGGTAAAGAGGTCGCGATCGGCAGCGTGGTACTACGTATCCGCGAACGCACGGAAAGATGTCGGGCTACAACCGCGAATCCACAGACTGGGGAACGCGATATTGAAATGTTACGCATATTGAAGACTTGGGGTCACCAGGATTTCGGCGTATATGCCGAGGTTATTGAAACGGGTCCCGTATTTATCGGTGACCAGGTAAAGGTACTTTAA
- a CDS encoding amino acid ABC transporter permease has protein sequence MTTMSDPQRGSFRLSMLLNDTRYRSYTFQFIALILLIALMAFLGINLVRNLAEAGLNISYGFLNVPAGYDINQSLIDYNSQSSNLRAAMVGIINTLLVAFLACITATILGVIAGVARLSKNWLVSKLMSVYVEIFRNIPVLIWILMIYTLMTAVLPAPNQFRGDNATSSMLFDAFAFTNRGIYIPAPVWGPGSMIVVATFVLSFIAMVIYRRYAVSLLFRTGKLLPTGWPTIAILLVPTILMFFVMGSPIALDYPELKGFNFRGGLQIGAPLIALWLALSVYTGAFIAENVRAGIQAISKGQTEAASSLGLRPKRVMNLVVLPQALRVIIPPLISQYLNITKNSSLAIAVGYADITATLGGITLNQTGRAIECVLLLMLFYLTISLSISAIMNVYNNSVSLKER, from the coding sequence ATGACGACAATGTCCGACCCTCAACGGGGCTCGTTCCGGCTGTCGATGTTGCTAAACGACACCCGCTATAGATCCTATACTTTTCAGTTTATCGCGCTGATCTTGCTTATCGCGTTGATGGCTTTTCTGGGCATTAACCTGGTGCGAAATCTTGCTGAAGCTGGATTGAACATCTCTTACGGGTTTTTGAATGTACCTGCCGGGTATGACATCAACCAATCATTAATCGACTATAACAGCCAATCGTCGAACCTGCGTGCGGCGATGGTCGGTATCATCAACACCCTTCTTGTGGCGTTTCTGGCCTGCATAACCGCGACAATTCTCGGCGTGATCGCCGGTGTGGCGCGTTTGTCCAAGAACTGGCTCGTTTCAAAATTGATGTCGGTTTACGTTGAGATTTTCCGTAATATCCCGGTGCTGATCTGGATTCTGATGATCTACACTTTGATGACCGCCGTTTTGCCTGCGCCAAATCAATTCCGCGGCGATAACGCCACTTCAAGCATGCTGTTTGACGCCTTCGCCTTTACCAACCGCGGTATCTACATCCCCGCGCCCGTTTGGGGGCCTGGATCAATGATCGTCGTGGCGACCTTTGTCCTCTCGTTCATTGCTATGGTTATTTACCGCCGCTACGCCGTCAGCCTTCTATTCCGGACAGGCAAGCTATTGCCGACGGGCTGGCCAACAATCGCCATCCTACTCGTCCCAACTATCTTAATGTTCTTCGTGATGGGTAGCCCTATTGCGTTAGATTACCCCGAGCTTAAAGGGTTCAACTTTCGCGGCGGTTTGCAGATCGGCGCACCGCTGATCGCATTGTGGTTGGCTTTGTCGGTCTACACTGGTGCATTCATCGCCGAAAACGTGCGCGCCGGTATTCAGGCAATTTCTAAAGGTCAGACTGAGGCTGCGTCTTCACTCGGGCTACGTCCAAAGCGTGTCATGAACCTCGTGGTTTTGCCTCAGGCGCTTCGGGTAATTATCCCACCGCTGATCTCCCAGTACCTCAATATCACCAAAAATTCGTCCTTGGCGATCGCTGTTGGGTATGCCGATATCACTGCGACGTTGGGGGGGATCACCCTTAACCAGACGGGTCGCGCGATCGAATGCGTGCTTTTGCTGATGCTCTTCTACCTCACGATTTCGCTGTCGATCTCGGCAATAATGAACGTTTACAACAATTCTGTCAGCTTGAAGGAACGGTAG
- a CDS encoding amino acid ABC transporter ATP-binding protein — MAEQAQALNVSNEVAISIENMNKWYGTFHVLRDIDLTVYRGERIVIAGPSGSGKSTLIRCINALEEHQKGRIEVDGTVLSSDVKNIDKIRSEVGMCFQHFNLFPHLTILENCTLAPIWVRKTPKKEAEEIAMHFLEKVKIPDQADKYPGQLSGGQQQRVAIARSLCMRPRIMLFDEPTSALDPEMIKEVLDTMVELAEEGMTMLCVTHEMGFARQVANRVIFMDEGQIVEQNEPEEFFNNPQSPRTKLFLSQILGH, encoded by the coding sequence ATGGCTGAACAAGCACAAGCGCTGAATGTCTCGAACGAGGTCGCGATCAGCATCGAAAACATGAATAAATGGTATGGTACGTTTCACGTACTGCGGGATATCGACCTGACCGTTTATCGTGGGGAACGCATTGTTATCGCTGGGCCGTCGGGGTCGGGGAAATCAACGTTGATCCGATGCATCAACGCATTGGAAGAACACCAAAAAGGCCGAATTGAAGTGGATGGCACCGTGCTGTCTTCTGATGTCAAGAATATCGATAAAATCCGGTCCGAAGTGGGGATGTGCTTCCAGCACTTTAACCTGTTTCCCCATCTGACAATTCTCGAAAACTGTACATTGGCACCCATTTGGGTCCGAAAGACCCCAAAAAAGGAAGCCGAGGAAATCGCAATGCATTTCCTCGAAAAGGTTAAAATTCCTGATCAGGCAGACAAATACCCCGGTCAGCTGTCCGGCGGCCAACAGCAGCGGGTCGCCATTGCACGTAGCTTGTGCATGCGTCCCCGCATCATGCTATTTGATGAGCCGACGTCTGCCCTGGATCCTGAGATGATTAAGGAAGTGCTCGATACGATGGTCGAACTTGCCGAAGAAGGTATGACCATGCTGTGCGTGACGCACGAAATGGGTTTCGCGCGACAGGTCGCCAATCGGGTCATCTTTATGGATGAGGGCCAAATCGTTGAGCAGAATGAACCTGAAGAGTTCTTTAACAACCCTCAAAGCCCGAGGACCAAGCTGTTTCTTAGCCAGATTCTAGGGCACTAA